A genome region from Diorhabda carinulata isolate Delta chromosome 2, icDioCari1.1, whole genome shotgun sequence includes the following:
- the LOC130903485 gene encoding myosin-VIIa-like isoform X1, with product MANKPRLVVGDYIWVKPVGNGEFDIPIGCKIVGVESNRVRVLDDDGKESYVSIQQVIKTMHISSIDGVEDMINLGDLQEYAILRNLHKRYREKLIYTYTGSMLIAINPYEILPIYTNSVISTYKGKRMEEMPPHIFAVGDNSYNNMITTKTDQCIVISGESGAGKTESTKLILQYLASTSAQHTWIEQQILEANPILEAFGNAKTVRNDNSSRFGKYIDIKFNKTGAIQGATIEQYLLEKSRIISQNEGERNYHIFYSMLAGMSKEKKKALDLGNPESYEYLKHGRTFTCDGRNEQAEWSDIINAFKVLNFTDKEVDDIFNLLSVILHLGNLKFKSGTLAHSESSELADASAGETISVLLGVNKYDLNEALTKRSIYAQGEQITANLTKEQASDSRHAFVKGIYGQLFVFIVDKINSVISLNKKISKASIGVLDIFGFENFNINSFEQTCINYANENLQQFFVRHIFKLEQEYYNKEGISWANITFNDNQTILDLIGMKPLNIFSLMDEESKFPKGTDFSFLTKLHKQHGNHSNYSKPKSEMTPAFGIKHFAGEVFYDVEGFLEKNRDSFSHDLLKLMLKSQNPMFKNLFKKELDTNLKKTLSSQFRTSLDQLMKTLETCHPFFVRCIKPNHNKKPQEFDKLLCTRQLRYSGMMETAKIRQAGYPIRYNYIEFVDRFRYLGKNIKPSYKGDCKNSSASILKNVFKDNVQYQLGNTKVFLKQHENEYLEQQRNIVLDKAITLLQKVLKGWVYRRRYLKMRQAAITIQKHFRARGYRKRFLVMRNGYKRMQACIVSRQLTFAFFRIKKNITIIQARCRGYLVRRKSKFGQVFNIVKQRRIDEKMLQQQGVKNYRVEAEAKMKQELAELNIKYEAKLKAQEEELKKAEKIVDDNFASIFNGIDDMISNNKENELPNTPTKKYRKTPLTIEIQANDKLEDLSEYSFRKYAATYFSSTANYQFSKKPLKESLHYLPTPDDTIAAQAIWLTILRFMGDYPEPKFDNSVKGKESIMTVVSETLSRSFTNRKEYQEILKEERIHSSLKKSERQKLLHLTLKKKTKLLEDVRRGLVEDSFATERYEEWLHRRRTNNLEKLHFIIGHGILRPELRDEIFAMICKQLTNNYIKSSYARGWILLSLCVGCFAPSDRFTNYLRAFIRSGPPGYAPYCEGRLNRTFQNGTRTQPPSWLELIATKNKDHINLEVKLMDGTTHIVEADSATISEEILSQIATSLTLKDTFGFSIFVALDDKVMSLGSENDHIMDAISQCEQYAKEQGQHESTTPWRLFLRKEIFAPWHDPSADSVASNLIYHQIIRGVKHGEYRCSKEGDVAVLIAIQYYVDNGAQFNPKLLHSRIGDYMPTYLVKRSQNDLSNWENKIMSAFINLACVKQKLPSIKAKETMVKYAQMTWPILFSKFYEAVQVSGPRLPKSKMIIAVNSTGIFMIDDEEQIHMELTFADISFVTYEKSNQMTLRFNTVAKEEYGFHTMDAQSICGLLQYILDGLKKRSVYCVATSDYSHPAGAESFLVLRKGDLIVLNNGLNGEKLLTSTWGYGESNGKTGDFPTENVYILPTLQLPPSDILTCFKKDGIILEKKTESSISTTQRIKMYTLSQYAQEHFRPGKTTSSNRSAILTAARRMSKEELWKYSNEPIYQPLLKTLLTNEETSKEACNIFTAILKYMGDLPAPKVKYSTEYSDQIFQGPLKNDLLQDEVYCQIMKQLTYNRLSLSEERGWELMYLITGLYLPSEKLYGELQKFLKSRTHPFVEHCLKRLAKTQKLGPRKFPPNTIEVEAVQHKSMEIFHKIYFPDDTDEAFVVDSMTRALDLCKSIGNRLELKSTDGFSLFVAIADRVFSIPQDQFFYDFLSELIDWFRQTKPSWGSAIQVQAQYQVFFMKKLWVGTVPEKDYYADQIFHYHQEVPKYLKGYHKCNKQDAVKLAALILRARFEDNNSEATSTLQHNIKDLIPADIVKAASTSDWRKNILNEYKLSKLTAEQAKTEFLKITYKWPTFGSAFFEVKQTSDPSYPDVIIIAINRKGVNIIHPLTKDILATHEYSELSNWSSGNAYFHMTVGNIMRRTKILCETSQGYKMDDLITSYTNFIRNNGQI from the exons ATGGCTAATAAGCCTAGGTTGGTTGTG GGTGATTATATATGGGTAAAACCTGTAGGTAATGGGGAATTCGACATACCCATTGGTTGTAAAATAGTAGGTGTAGAATCTAATAGAGTTAGAGTCCTAGACGATGATGGCAAAGAAAGTTATGTCTCCATTCAACAAGTCATCAAAACTATGCATATATCTTCTATTGATGGAGTGGAGGATATGATAAATTTGGGGGATTTACAGGAATATgctattttgagaaatttacATAAACGATAtagagaaaaattgatttat actTATACAGGATCGATGTTAATAGCGATAAATCCTTATGAAATTTTACCGATATATACAAATTCAGTTATCAGTACTTACAAAGGTAAAAGAATGGAGGAAATGCCTCCACATATTTTCGCAGTCGGAGATAACAGCTACAACAACATGATAACAACCAAAACAGATCAATGTATTGTCATAAG CGGGGAAAGTGGTGCGGGTAAAACGGAAAGTACTAAATTGATTTTACAGTATTTAGCATCGACTAGCGCTCAACATACGTGGATAGAGCAACAAATTTTGGAAGCTAATCCGATTTTGGAAGCGTTCGGTAACGCTAAGACAGTTAGGAACGATAATTCGTCTCGTTTCGGAAAATATATCGatattaaattcaacaaaacgGGCGCTATACAGGGAGCTACTATCGAACAATACCTTCTGGAGAAAAGTAGAATAATATCCCAGAACGAAGGCGAAAggaattatcatatattttatagtatGTTAGCTGGAATGAGCAAGGAGAAGAAGAAAGCTCTCGATTTAG GGAATCCTGAATCCTACGAATACTTGAAACACGGCAGGACTTTCACTTGTGATGGTAGAAACGAACAAGCTGAATGGTCGGATATCATTAACGCTTTCAAGGTGCTCAATTTTACCGATAAAGAG GTTGACGATATTTTTAATCTATTGTCTGTTATTCTACATTtgggaaatttgaaatttaaatctgGAACACTAGCACATTCGGAAAGTTCTGAATTGGCAGATGCAAGTGCTGGAGAAACAATTTCCGTACTTTTAG gtgtaaataaatatgatttgaaCGAAGCTTTGACCAAGAGATCAATCTACGCCCAAGGCGAACAAATTACCGCAAACCTGACCAAAGAGCAGGCTTCGGATTCGCGTCACGCATTCGTAAAAGGAATTTACGGTCAATTATTTGTCTTCATAGTAGATAAAATCAACAGCGTGATATCTCTGAATAAAAAGATAAGTAAAGCGAGCATAGGCGTGCTGGATATATTCGGTTTCgagaattttaatataaacagCTTCGAACAAACGTGTATTAATTACGCCAACGAGAATCTTCAACAGTTTTTCGTCAgacatatattcaaattagaGCAGGAGTATTATAACAAAGAAGGGATAAGTTGGGCGAACATAACCTTTAATGATAACCAGACCATTTTGGATCTTATCGGTATGAAACCGTTGAATATTTTCTCGTTGATGGATGAAGAATCCAAGTTTCCGAAAGGGACCGATTTTTCGTTTTTGACCAAGTTGCACAAACAACATGGAAATCATTCTAATTATTCCAAACCGAAAAGTGAAATGACGCCAGCATTTGGTATCAAACATTTTGCTGGGGAGGTGTTCTACGACGTCGAGG GATTTTTGGAAAAGAATAGAGACTCTTTCAGTCACGATTTACTTAAACTCATGTTAAAATCTCAAAACCcgatgtttaaaaatttatttaaaaaagaattagaCACGAACTTGAAGAAAACACTGTCGTCACAATTTCGAACGTCTTTGGATCAATTAATGAAAACCTTAGAAACTTGCCATCCGTTTTTCGTGAGATGCATCAAACCGAATCACAACAAAAAACCGCAG GAATTTGATAAACTGTTGTGTACAAGACAGCTTCGCTATTCGGGAATGATGGAAACTGCCAAAATCCGCCAAGCAGGTTACCCCATTAGATACAATTACATAGAATTCGTCGATAGGTTTCGATATCTcggtaaaaatataaaaccttCTTACAAGGGCGATTGCAAAAATTCATCGGctagtattttgaaaaacgttttCAAGGATAACGTACAATATCAGCTGGGAAACACAAAGgtttttttgaaacaacacGAAAATGAGTATCTGGAACAACAAAGGAACATAGTTTTGGATAAAGCAATTACG ttgttacaaaaagttttgaaaGGATGGGTGTACAGACGGCGTTATCTGAAGATGCGGCAAGCAGCCATAACGATCCAGAAACATTTCAGAGCCAGAGGATACAGAAAGAGGTTCTTGGTGATGCGAAACGGTTATAAGAGAATGCAAGCTTGCATAGTATCCAGACAATTGACTTTCGCTTTCTTCAGAATCAAAAAGAACATCACCATCATCCAAGCGAGATGCAGGGGGTATTTGGTCAGAAGAAAGAGCAAGTTCGGACAGGTATTCAATATAGTTAAGCAGAGGAGGATCGACGAAAAGATGTTACAACAGCAAGGGGTTAAGAATTATAG GGTGGAAGCTGAGGCTAAAATGAAACAGGAATTGGCGGAATTGAATATCAAATACGAAGCTAAACTGAAAGCTCAAGAAGAAGAACTGAAGAAAGCCGAAAAAATTGTCGATGATAACTTTGCTTCTATATTTAACGGAATAGACGACATGATAAGTAATAATAAGGAAAATGAGTTACCGAATACTCCAACCAAG AAATACCGTAAAACACCTCTAACTATAGAAATCCAAGCTAACGATAAATTGGAAGATTTGAGCGAGTACAGTTTCCGGAAATACGCCGCCACGTACTTTTCCAGTACGGCGAATTACCAATTTTCCAAGAAACCCTTAAAAGAATCCCTGCATTATCTACCGACTCCCGATGACACGATCGCGGCTCAGGCAATATGGTTGACCATACTCAGATTTATGGGGGATTATCCGGAACCTAAATTCGATAATTCCGTTAAAG gtaAAGAATCGATAATGACCGTGGTTTCGGAAACGTTAAGTAGAAGTTTCACGAACAGAAAAGAGTACCAG gAAATATTGAAAGAGGAACGTATACACTCCTCGCTTAAGAAATCGGAACGGCAGAAATTACTTCATTTGactttgaaaaagaaaactaaacTTCTGGAAGACGTCAGAAGGGGTTTGGTGGAGGACAGTTTCGCAACGGAAAGATACGAAGAATGGTTACATCGACGGCGGAcgaataatttggaaaaattacattttataattgGTCACGGAATATTGCGGCCGGAACTTAG agaCGAAATATTCGCCATGATATGCAAACAATTAACAAACAATTACATAAAATCCTCGTACGCCAGAGGTTGGATTCTTCTTTCTTTATGCGTCGGTTGTTTCGCCCCCTCCGACCGATTCACAAATTACTTAAGGGCTTTCATAAGATCCGGTCCGCCGGGTTACGCGCCCTATTGCGAAGGCAGATTAAACAGAACCTTCCAAAACGGCACCAGAACCCAACCGCCCAGTTGGTTGGAATTAATAGCCACCAAAAATAAGGATCACATCAATTTAGAAGTCAAACTAATGGACGGTACTACTCATATCGTCGAA GCCGATTCCGCTACGATTTCCGAAGAAATATTATCGCAAATCGCTACGAGTTTAACGCTAAAGGACACGTTCGGATTTTCGATATTCGTAGCTTTGGACGATAAGGTTATGTCCTTGGGTAGCGAAAACGATCATATAATGGACGCCATATCGCAATGCGAACAATACGCCAAAGAACAG GGCCAACACGAAAGCACCACCCCCTGGCGATTGTTTTTACGTAAAGAAATCTTCGCGCCTTGGCACGACCCCTCCGCCGATTCCGTCGCTTCGAATCTGATCTATCATCAAATAATCAGAGGCGTGAAACACGGCGAGTACCGTTGTTCTAAAGAAGGAGACGTCGCGGTACTAATAGCCATACAATATTACGTGGACAACGGCGCCCAATTCAATCCGAAGCTACTTCATAGCAGAATAGGGGATTACATGCCGACGTATTTGGTCAAAAGAAGCCAAAACGATCTTTCCAATTGGGAAAATAAGATAATGTCTGCGTTTATCAACTTGGCTTGCGTCAAACAGAAATTGCCGTCGATAAAAGCCAAAGAAACTATGGTGAAGTACGCCCAGATGACGTGGCCTATATTGTTTTCGAAATTCTACGAAGCCGTACAAGTTTCCG GTCCTCGACTACCCAAAAGCAAAATGATAATAGCCGTTAACAGTACGGGGATATTCATGATCGACGACGAGGAACAGATCCATATGGAATTGACTTTCGCCGATATATCGTTCGTTACTTACGAAAAGAGTAACCAGATGACGTTGAGGTTCAATACTGTGGCCAAAGAAGAATACGGTTTCCATACGATGGACGCGCAGAGTATATGCGGATTGTTGCAATATATTTTGGACGGTTTGAAGAAGAGGTCGGTGTATTGTGTGGCTACTAGCGATTATTCGCATCCGGCAG GAGCAGAATCATTTTTGGTGTTACGTAAAGGTGACCTCATCGTATTGAATAACGGTCTAAACGGAGAAAAACTCTTGACATCCACTTGGGGTTACGGCGAATCTAACGGAAAAACCGGCGATTTTCCAACGGAAAACGTTTACATATTACCAACATTACAACTACCTCCTTCCGATATATTGACGTGTTTCAAAAAAGACGGAATAATCCTCGAAAAGAAAACGGAATCGTCGATAAGTACTACGCAAAGGATAAAGATGTACACTTTATCGCAATACGCCCAAGAACACTTTAGACCCGGTAAAACGACGTCTTCGAACAGATCCGCCATATTAACAGCCGCCAGGAGGATGTCCAAAGAGGAATTGTGGAAATACTCCAACGAACCCATCTACCAACCGTTGCTCAAGACCTTATTGACCAACGAAGAAACCAGTAAAGAAGCATGCAACATCTTCACCGCCATTCTAAAGTATATGGGGGATTTACCGGCTCCAAAAGTTAAATATAGCACCGAATATTCCGACCAGATATTCCAAG GTCCTCTCAAAAACGATTTACTACAAGACGAAGTGTACTGTcaaattatgaaacaattgACGTACAACAGACTATCGTTGAGCGAAGAGAGGGGATGGGAATTGATGTATCTCATCACGGGTTTATATTTACCGAGCGAAAAACTCTACGGGGAATTACAGAAGTTTTTGAAATCCAGAACGCATCCTTTCGTCGAGCATTGCTTAAAGAGATTAGCCAAAACTCAAAAG ttGGGACCGAGAAAATTCCCCCCGAATACCATCGAAGTCGAAGCGGTACAACACAAAAGCATGGAAATATTCCACAAGATATATTTCCCGGACGATACCGACGAAGCTTTCGTAGTGGATTCGATGACTAGAGCTTTGGATCTTTGTAAATCGATCGGGAATAGATTGGAACTGAAATCCACCGACGGTTTCAGTTTATTCGTCGCAATAGCCGATAGAGTTTTCTCCATACCGCAAGATCAATTCTTCTACGATTTCTTGAGCGAATTAATCGATTGGTTCCGACAGACTAAACCGAGTTGGGGAA GTGCGATTCAAGTGCAAGCGCAATACCAAGTATTcttcatgaaaaaattgtgggtTGGGACTGTACCGGAAAAGGATTATTACGCCGATCAGATCTTCCATTACCATCAAGAAGTGCCGAAATATCTTAAAGGATATCACAAATGTAATAAACAGGATGCTGTCAAATTGGCAGCGCTTATTTTGAGGGCGCGTTTCGAGGATAATAATTCCGAA GCTACTTCTACTCTTCAGCACAACATCAAAGACCTCATACCGGCGGATATAGTGAAGGCTGCCAGTACGTCTGattggagaaaaaatatattgaacgaATACAAGTTATCGAAATTAACGGCGGAACAAGctaaaactgaatttttgaaaataacatacAAATGGCCCACTTTCGGATCGGCTTTCTTCGAAGTTAAACAAACCTCGGATCCTTCTTACCCCGATGTTATTATCATCGCTATAAATAGAAAAGGAGTTAATATTATACATCCTCTAACCAAA gaTATTTTGGCGACTCACGAGTATTCCGAATTGAGTAATTGGTCGTCTGGTAACGCTTATTTCCATATGACGGTAGGTAATATCATGAGAAGAACGAAAATTTTATGTGAAACTTCCCAAGGGTACAAAATGGATGATTTAATAACCTCATATACTAACTTTATTCGCAATAATGGACAGATTTAG